A stretch of Oncorhynchus mykiss isolate Arlee chromosome 26, USDA_OmykA_1.1, whole genome shotgun sequence DNA encodes these proteins:
- the polr2m gene encoding protein GRINL1A, with protein MRRQQYKPNLFAHNTDGSSSGSLSPSQSPGGLLPSPVLSVEARREQDRKHIDDVTAARLPLLHYSPAQLLTLEQSADLLLEQTRKHQDLQAKLAAQKLSEGLRFSTGSYVVEGGPLGAYREVHDDVAQLSSEED; from the exons GTTTGCCCACAACACAGATGGCTCCTCGTCAGGGTCTCTGTCACCCAGCCAATCCCCTGGAGGCTTATTACCATCACCAGTGCTCTCCGTTGAGGCCAGGAGGGAGCAAGACAGGAAGCACATTGACGACGTCACTGCGGCCAGGCTGccactgctccactacagccctgcccAGCTGCTGACACTGGAGCAGTCAGCTGACCTGCTACTCGAGCAGACCAGGAAACACCAG GATTTGCAGGCCAAGCTGGCAGCCCAGAAGCTGTCTGAGGGACTGAGGTTCAGCACTGGGAGCTATGTTGTGGAAGGGGGCCCGCTGGGCGCCTACAGGGAGGTTCATGACGACGTAGCCCAGCTTTCCTCAGAGGAAGACTAA